In one Conger conger chromosome 5, fConCon1.1, whole genome shotgun sequence genomic region, the following are encoded:
- the sesn1 gene encoding sestrin-1, with translation MRHATPANAPTENGSFTVPELFNICANCERLNKKEIGVRIPRPVGSGPSRFIPEKEILQVSKVDARTQSIFQDAFSNMGRLDNISLVMGFHPQYLESFLRTQHYLLQMDGPLSLHYRHYIGIMAAARHQCSYLVNLHVSGFLQVGGDPKWLNGLEGAPQKLQNLGELNKILAHRPWLVTKAHIEHLLKAEEQSWSLAELIHAVVLLTHYHSLASYSFGCGITPEIHCDGGHTFRPPSVSNYCACDIANGNGAMPETHGNHPVTEASCEVEALMEKMKQLQEARDDEEATQEEMTTRFEREKTESMLVVSAEDEDLMPSRDVSRHFEDPSYGYKDFSRRGEHVPTFRVQDYSWEDHGYSLVNRLYPDVGQLLDEKFQMAYNLTYNTMATHKDVDTSTLRRAIWNYIHCMFGIRYDDYDYGEINQLLDRNFKVYIKTVVCSPEKITKRMYESFWRQFQHSEKVHVNLLLMEARMQAELLYALRAITRYMT, from the exons GAAATCGGCGTGAGGATCCCAAGACCTGTAGGAAGTGGACCAAGCAGATTTATCCCTGAGAAAGAG ATACTCCAGGTTAGCAAAGTGGATGCTAGGACACAGTCGATATTTCAGGACGCGTTCTCCAACATGGGGCGCCTCGACAACATCTCCCTGGTGATGGGCTTCCACCCGCAGTATCTGGAGAGCTTCCTGCGGACCCAGCACTACCTGCTGCAGATGGACGGGCCCCTCTCCCTGCACTACCGGCACTACATCGGCATCATG GCCGCGGCCCGGCACCAGTGCTCGTACCTGGTGAACCTGCACGTCAGTGGCTTCCTGCAGGTCGGGGGCGACCCGAAATGGCTGAACGGGCTGGAGGGGGCCCCGCAGAAGCTCCAGAACCTGGGCGAGCTCAACAAGATCCTGGCCCACCGGCCCTGGCTCGTGACCAAAGCGCACATAGAG CACCTGCTGAAGGCGGAGGAGCAGAGCTGGTCTCTGGCGGAGCTGATCCACGCCGTGGTGCTGCTCACACACTACCACTCCCTGGCCTCGTACTCCTTTGGCTGCGGCATCACCCCGGAGATCCACTGCGACGGGGGCCACACCTTCCGCCCGCCGTCCGTCAGCAACTACTGCGCCTGCGACATCGCCAACGGCAACGGCGCCATGCCGGAGACGCACGGCAACCACCCT gtgacgGAGGCGTCCTGCGAGGTGGAGGCGCTCATGGAGAAGATGAAGCAGCTGCAGGAGGCTCGAGACGACGAGGAGGCCACGCAGGAGGAGATGACCACGCGCTTCGAGAGGGAGAAGACCGAGAGCATGCTGGTGGTCTCTGCAG AGGACGAAGACCTGATGCCCTCGAGGGACGTGTCCCGTCATTTCGAGGACCCCAGTTACGGCTACAAGGACTTCTCCAGGAGGGGGGAGCACGTGCCCACCTTCAGAGTGCAG GACTACAGCTGGGAGGATCACGGGTACTCCCTGGTGAACCGGCTCTACCCCGACGTCGGGCAGCTGCTGGATGAGAAGTTCCAGATGGCGTACAACTTGACGTACAACACCATGGCGACGCACAAAGACGTGGACACGTCCACCCTGAGACGGGCCATCTGGAACTACATACACTGCATGTTCGGAATCAG ataTGACGATTACGACTACGGGGAGATAAACCAGCTGCTGGACCGCAACTTTAAAGTTTATATCAAGACCGTGGTGTGCAGTCCGGAGAAGATCACCAAAAGAATGTATGAAAGCTTCTGGAGACAGTTTCAGCACTCTGAGAAG gtTCATGTGAATTTGCTTCTTATGGAAGCGCGGATGCAGGCAGAGCTGCTGTACGCCCTGAGGGCCATCACTCGATACATGACATGA
- the armc2 gene encoding armadillo repeat-containing protein 2 isoform X1 encodes MSSVEKKCDKREPFYLSPCPKSKTSAEIINEARRSLRVVSTRRPFTPKDDQRHLFGQSSSRTADGRPPSAFSLYARHFEEPDSRPGSGKRLSPLEHKPKLPVAPDDDPDAPPSLPRPPPDPLQHRRGSGSRPRPLKSAPPTGRPPARPSEDHMKRRASDCAELCRPAPCGDGNAPLKGRSLTRAQSQGDCETSGPLRLVGERLSSRTSCPATAESPAKSSVPAQGATDLGGGEVKDPLEESVFWETQIAPLLQQLESDPQDGAAGVERLCGACRRLHCMLGQADLLGRRCGRRGVLLRALFRLIDVGSARLTLELAELILALSVSGNNLLNICKLVFKISRSENNDTLFQNNSIVDSLVCVLRSEDVLPAAEAALYCMGTLKFLSGNRALLRALVAAGCVPALLRLAGGLTRDAPPGHAHFTVSGHILVQLTATLRNLVDLPEARPPFLSNQGFPALCAVLRHHHGDKDVCTNAARILSKLSSYSECCTALASFPGCYGVFIELLRKHQKKQDLVLRLVFTLGNLTAKNADARERLWAEPGALDTLLGLFLSYRGPDAPPQGPGDPPRPSEREDVLIKLIRVLANLSIHPAAGTALAADGQCVELLLSVLELRAVEDCEELVINAAAAVNNLSFYREEGSSVRARELAVAQLMLQLLLSRSRAGMLEATRVFGNLSQSRTVRDFILQHKVHQFLVTLLDSKSPDVCFSACGVLVNLTADRDKRAPLREEGLIQKLLECLRDLGPEDWQLAGLLCQTLWNSTEDGAALCYNEQETASLLHLLTLYLDEDVIHQWHAGEDVREVQRACWELEFLPVAQRLRSRIQSLQEPLGGPC; translated from the exons ATGTCTTCTGTGGAGAAAAAATGCGACAAACGCGAGCCTTTTTACCTGAGCCCGTGTCCGAAAAGCAAGACGAGCGCCGAGATTATAAACGAAGCGCGGAGGTCCCTCAGGGTGGTCAGCACCCGCAGGCCCTTCACGCCAAAGGACGACCAGAGGCACCTGTTCGGACAGTCATCGTCTCGCACCGCTGATGGCAGACCTCCATCAGCTTTCAG CCTCTATGCTCGTCATTTTGAAGAACCAGACTCCAGGCCTGGCTCAGGGAAACGGCTTTCCCCCCTGGAACAT AAGCCCAAACTGCCCGTGGCTCCAGACGACGACCCGGACGCCCCGCCAAGCCTCCCAAGGCCTCCCCCGGACCCCCTGCAGCACAGGAGGGGCAGTGGCTCCCGGCCCCGCCCGCTGAAATCTGCCCCGCCGACGGGACGTCCCCCGGCCCGCCCGTCAGAGGACC ACATGAAGAGGCGGGCCTCGGACTGTGCCGAGCTGTGCCGCCCGGCTCCGTGTGGCGACGGGAACGCCCCGCTGAAGGGGAGGAGCCTAACACGGGCCCAATCGCAGGGGGACTGCGAGACCTCTGGACCGCTCAGGCTCGTGGGGGAGAG GTTATCCAGTAGAACATCATGCCCTGCCACTGCTGAGTCTCCTGCAAAATCATCAGTTCCAGCACAAGGAGCAACAG ATTTGGGCGGAGGAGAAGTGAAAGACCcgttggaggagagtgtgttcTGGGAGACGCAAATAGCCCCCCTCCTACAGCAACTCGAGTCTGACCCACAGG ACGGCGCGGCGGGCGTGGAGCGGCTCTGCGGGGCCTGCCGGAGGctgcactgcatgctgggacaggccGACCTCCTGGGGCGGAGGTGCGGGAGACGGGGCGTCCTGCTGAGGGCGCTGTTCCGGCTGATCGACGTGGGCTCCGCCCGGCTCACCCTGGAGCTGGCCGAGCTCATCCTGGCG ctcAGCGTCAGCGGGAACAATCTGCTCAATATCTGCAAACTGGTCTTTAAGATCAGCCGCAGCGAAAACAATGACACGCTCTTCCAAAATAACTCCATCGTTG ACTCCCTGGTCTGCGTGCTGCGCTCGGAGGACGTCCTGCCCGCGGCCGAGGCGGCCCTCTACTGCATGGGAACGCTGAAGTTCCTGTCGGGAAACCGGGCTCTGCTCCGAGCGCTGGTCGCCGCGGGCTGCGTCCCTGCCCTGCTGCGATTGGCCGGCGGGCTCACGCGCGACGCCCCGCCCGGCCACGCCCACTTCACCGTCTCCGGGCACATCCTGGTGCAG CTCACCGCCACCCTCAGGAACTTGGTGGACCTTCCCGAGGCCCGCCCCCCGTTCCTGTCCAATCAGGGCTTCCCGGCGCTGTGCGCCGTCCTGCGGCATCACCACGGCGACAAGGACGTGTGCACCAACGCGGCCCGGATACTCAG CAAGCTGTCCTCCTACAGTGAGTGCTGCACTGCCCTGGCCAGCTTCCCTGGGTGCTACGGTGTATTTATAGAGCTGCTGAGAAAACATCAGAAAAAGCAG GACCTGGTGCTGCGCCTCGTCTTCACGCTGGGGAACCTGACGGCCAAGAACGCGGACGCTCGCGAGCGGTTATGGGCGGAGCCGGGGGCCCTGGACACGCTGCTGGGGCTCTTCCTGTCGTACCGGGGCCCCGACGCCCCCCCGCAGGGCCCCGGGGACCCCCCCCGGCCCTCGGAGAGGGAGGACGTTCTCATCAAGCTGATCCGGGTCCTGGCCAACCTGTCCATCCACCCGGCCGCGGGCACAGCCCTGGCGGCTGACGGGCAGTGCGTGGAGCTCCTACTGAGCGTGCTCG AGCTCAGGGCGGTGGAGGACTGTGAGGAGCTGGTGATCAACGCCGCCGCCGCCGTCAACAACCTGTCCTTCTACCGAGAGGAGGGCTCGTCCGTCAGGGCCCGGGAGCTGGCCGTCGCTCAGC TGATGCTGCAGCTCCTCCTGAGCCGCAGCAGGGCCGGGATGCTGGAGGCCACACGCGTGTTTGGGAACCTCTCACAGTCCCGGACGGTGCGGGACTTCATCCTCCAGCACAAAG TCCACCAGTTTCTGGTGACCCTCCTGGACTCGAAGAGCCCGGACGTGTGTTTCTCCGCGTGCGGCGTGCTGGTGAACCTCACCGCAGACCGAGACAAGAGGGCGCCGCTGCGGGAGGAGGGTCTGATCCAGAA GCTGCTGGAGTGCCTGCGGGACCTGGGTCCAGAGGACTGGCAGCTGGCCGGCCTGCTCTGCCAGACCCTGTGGAACAGCACTGAGGACGGAGCGGCCCTGTGCTACAACGAGCAGGAGACCGCCAGCCTGCTCCACCTCCTCACCCTGTACCTAG ACGAAGACGTGATTCACCAGTGGCACGCGGGCGAGGATGTGCGAGAGGTGCAGCGAGCATGCTGGGAGTTGGAGTTTTTACCCGTGGCCCAGAGGCTGAGGAGCAGAATCCAGAGCCTGCAGGAGCCCCTCGGTGGCCCCTGTTAG
- the armc2 gene encoding armadillo repeat-containing protein 2 isoform X2, with the protein MSSVEKKCDKREPFYLSPCPKSKTSAEIINEARRSLRVVSTRRPFTPKDDQRHLFGQSSSRTADGRPPSAFSLYARHFEEPDSRPGSGKRLSPLEHKPKLPVAPDDDPDAPPSLPRPPPDPLQHRRGSGSRPRPLKSAPPTGRPPARPSEDHMKRRASDCAELCRPAPCGDGNAPLKGRSLTRAQSQGDCETSGPLRLVGERLSSRTSCPATAESPAKSSVPAQGATDLGGGEVKDPLEESVFWETQIAPLLQQLESDPQDGAAGVERLCGACRRLHCMLGQADLLGRRCGRRGVLLRALFRLIDVGSARLTLELAELILALSVSGNNLLNICKLVFKISRSENNDTLFQNNSIVDSLVCVLRSEDVLPAAEAALYCMGTLKFLSGNRALLRALVAAGCVPALLRLAGGLTRDAPPGHAHFTVSGHILVQLTATLRNLVDLPEARPPFLSNQGFPALCAVLRHHHGDKDVCTNAARILSKLSSYSECCTALASFPGCYGVFIELLRKHQKKQDLVLRLVFTLGNLTAKNADARERLWAEPGALDTLLGLFLSYRGPDAPPQGPGDPPRPSEREDVLIKLIRVLANLSIHPAAGTALAADGQCVELLLSVLELRAVEDCEELVINAAAAVNNLSFYREEGSSVRARELAVAQLMLQLLLSRSRAGMLEATRVFGNLSQSRTVRDFILQHKVHQFLVTLLDSKSPDVCFSACGVLVNLTADRDKRAPLREEGLIQKLLECLRDLGPEDWQLAGLLCQTLWNSTEDGAALCYNEQETASLLHLLTLYLAHRTPYLELNLSLSVFESAGRTLF; encoded by the exons ATGTCTTCTGTGGAGAAAAAATGCGACAAACGCGAGCCTTTTTACCTGAGCCCGTGTCCGAAAAGCAAGACGAGCGCCGAGATTATAAACGAAGCGCGGAGGTCCCTCAGGGTGGTCAGCACCCGCAGGCCCTTCACGCCAAAGGACGACCAGAGGCACCTGTTCGGACAGTCATCGTCTCGCACCGCTGATGGCAGACCTCCATCAGCTTTCAG CCTCTATGCTCGTCATTTTGAAGAACCAGACTCCAGGCCTGGCTCAGGGAAACGGCTTTCCCCCCTGGAACAT AAGCCCAAACTGCCCGTGGCTCCAGACGACGACCCGGACGCCCCGCCAAGCCTCCCAAGGCCTCCCCCGGACCCCCTGCAGCACAGGAGGGGCAGTGGCTCCCGGCCCCGCCCGCTGAAATCTGCCCCGCCGACGGGACGTCCCCCGGCCCGCCCGTCAGAGGACC ACATGAAGAGGCGGGCCTCGGACTGTGCCGAGCTGTGCCGCCCGGCTCCGTGTGGCGACGGGAACGCCCCGCTGAAGGGGAGGAGCCTAACACGGGCCCAATCGCAGGGGGACTGCGAGACCTCTGGACCGCTCAGGCTCGTGGGGGAGAG GTTATCCAGTAGAACATCATGCCCTGCCACTGCTGAGTCTCCTGCAAAATCATCAGTTCCAGCACAAGGAGCAACAG ATTTGGGCGGAGGAGAAGTGAAAGACCcgttggaggagagtgtgttcTGGGAGACGCAAATAGCCCCCCTCCTACAGCAACTCGAGTCTGACCCACAGG ACGGCGCGGCGGGCGTGGAGCGGCTCTGCGGGGCCTGCCGGAGGctgcactgcatgctgggacaggccGACCTCCTGGGGCGGAGGTGCGGGAGACGGGGCGTCCTGCTGAGGGCGCTGTTCCGGCTGATCGACGTGGGCTCCGCCCGGCTCACCCTGGAGCTGGCCGAGCTCATCCTGGCG ctcAGCGTCAGCGGGAACAATCTGCTCAATATCTGCAAACTGGTCTTTAAGATCAGCCGCAGCGAAAACAATGACACGCTCTTCCAAAATAACTCCATCGTTG ACTCCCTGGTCTGCGTGCTGCGCTCGGAGGACGTCCTGCCCGCGGCCGAGGCGGCCCTCTACTGCATGGGAACGCTGAAGTTCCTGTCGGGAAACCGGGCTCTGCTCCGAGCGCTGGTCGCCGCGGGCTGCGTCCCTGCCCTGCTGCGATTGGCCGGCGGGCTCACGCGCGACGCCCCGCCCGGCCACGCCCACTTCACCGTCTCCGGGCACATCCTGGTGCAG CTCACCGCCACCCTCAGGAACTTGGTGGACCTTCCCGAGGCCCGCCCCCCGTTCCTGTCCAATCAGGGCTTCCCGGCGCTGTGCGCCGTCCTGCGGCATCACCACGGCGACAAGGACGTGTGCACCAACGCGGCCCGGATACTCAG CAAGCTGTCCTCCTACAGTGAGTGCTGCACTGCCCTGGCCAGCTTCCCTGGGTGCTACGGTGTATTTATAGAGCTGCTGAGAAAACATCAGAAAAAGCAG GACCTGGTGCTGCGCCTCGTCTTCACGCTGGGGAACCTGACGGCCAAGAACGCGGACGCTCGCGAGCGGTTATGGGCGGAGCCGGGGGCCCTGGACACGCTGCTGGGGCTCTTCCTGTCGTACCGGGGCCCCGACGCCCCCCCGCAGGGCCCCGGGGACCCCCCCCGGCCCTCGGAGAGGGAGGACGTTCTCATCAAGCTGATCCGGGTCCTGGCCAACCTGTCCATCCACCCGGCCGCGGGCACAGCCCTGGCGGCTGACGGGCAGTGCGTGGAGCTCCTACTGAGCGTGCTCG AGCTCAGGGCGGTGGAGGACTGTGAGGAGCTGGTGATCAACGCCGCCGCCGCCGTCAACAACCTGTCCTTCTACCGAGAGGAGGGCTCGTCCGTCAGGGCCCGGGAGCTGGCCGTCGCTCAGC TGATGCTGCAGCTCCTCCTGAGCCGCAGCAGGGCCGGGATGCTGGAGGCCACACGCGTGTTTGGGAACCTCTCACAGTCCCGGACGGTGCGGGACTTCATCCTCCAGCACAAAG TCCACCAGTTTCTGGTGACCCTCCTGGACTCGAAGAGCCCGGACGTGTGTTTCTCCGCGTGCGGCGTGCTGGTGAACCTCACCGCAGACCGAGACAAGAGGGCGCCGCTGCGGGAGGAGGGTCTGATCCAGAA GCTGCTGGAGTGCCTGCGGGACCTGGGTCCAGAGGACTGGCAGCTGGCCGGCCTGCTCTGCCAGACCCTGTGGAACAGCACTGAGGACGGAGCGGCCCTGTGCTACAACGAGCAGGAGACCGCCAGCCTGCTCCACCTCCTCACCCTGTACCTAG cacacCGAACACCATATCTGGAGCTAAACCTCAGCCTTTCGGTCTTCGAATCGGCTGGCAGAACCCTGTTTTGA